The region CCTCACGATTCCTGATTCTTTATGGACGGCGTACATCTCCCAGAACGGTTCCAAAGCTCCCCCTGCAGCGAGTAAAATCTTATCACCACCCGGGTGCTTATCGACGAATTCCGTAATATCAAAAACCTCTCCGGCATACGTGACCCAGATTCCCGTCTCTTTCGAACGATGTTTCGATATTTCCTCGATAGAGAATTTCGGTAACTGAAGTTGGTCGGCTTTATCGATAGTTTTTGCAGAAACAGAAGATGGATAATTCTTATACATCAGATATCCGCCTAGACCGACTGCAGCTGCAACTACCGGCGCATACTGCTTTACACCTAGGCTCAATCTGAGTCGGGACGTGGACGAACTTGATGAATGTTGACTTCTAGCGGTAATAAACAGTGACGGCTGTAATGAGAGACAAAAGAGTCACATATAATTAAAACAATCCGAATATGATGGAAAATAGAAATCTATGGGCGTTAGGTGCCGCTGCAGTCTTGGTGCCATCATGTTCAAGTTCCCGCTGAGGGAGGATACCTCTGTGCTGCACTACAAGATGGGATATGATTATGATCATATGTCGAGGATAGAGAACGTGCAGGCGAGAGGGTGGCTCCACTATAAATCTATGCTACTGTACTGGCAGAAATTGAATATGGAGTAAGTTGCATAGATATTGCCTTCTATTAATAAATATCCGTCAGGGTATATAACTTTCTGACACTAACATGCAATATAGTGTATTgtaattgaatttattcgatCTAAACTCACGttgttttctattaatttGCGTCCACCGCGTCTTAAAGCGGCAACACAATGAACGGTCCTCCCTCCAAACATCGTTATCTATTTCGTTTGATACTTGTCATACAAAGTAAATGGTTACACAACTCGACAAGAAGGAATCTCGAATCTTCAgcttaaaaataattaattgacgTTGAATTTGACCACCCggaaataaataatataaagGTAAAACGTTTCACTGAAATATCGTTAGCAAGTCAAGAGCCCTTAGATTATTGAAATAGTTGACTTTTAGGTTTTGAATATAAAGTAAACCAAAACGTAGATTTCGTACGTAGATCTATCTAAGTAAAACCTTTACTTTAACGATGGGAATAATTTGTGTGAGTTTTTTTAGTCGTCGTGGCATCGAGTTTAGTAGACATTTGCAATGCAATTATAAGGTCTTAAAGACAGTGACGTTCAAATAAAAACGCCTGAAAATGGATCATAAAATGGTTCAAACCGGTAAAGTTTACCCCTATCATATAGATTGGCTATTCAATTTCTGTATGCAGATATCTTACATTTATATAGATAAATGATAAAGTGCAAACTAAAAAGGTTAAACACACAAGTTCGTCTAAATCACTGgaggtggcagcacttgcTGGTCCCCTGGAATTATTTTGCGGGCTgcttaaaaatgaattgtgaCTTCTTTTTCAGTGCTGGGTTCGATAGAACCCTCTAAACTAGGGATTACGTTGCCCCATGAACATTTGTCTATAGATTTCGATAAGATGTATATCCCTCCAAACGCAGACGAAGTTGCAGGCATACAGAACTGTAGCTGGGAATTGGCTAATGTAGGATGGATTCGCCAAAATCCGTAGGTTCTTATTCAAAAAACCTCATGGAATAGAATTCCAAATATTTGCTGGCTTTAATTTgtgttatttcaatttcaggtaCTGCCATAAAGATAATCTTACGCTGAAAAATTGTGAAGCGATCATTGAAAAAGAACTTCAAATTTACAAAGTTAGTCACCATCAGATTACTGTAGGTACAATGATTTAACCTTCTAtagataaaatgaaattttgtttttacagGCAATTGGCGGTTCATCAATAGTGGAGCTTTCTACTCATGGTTTGCAAAGAAATTTGAAGTTTATTAAAGACATATCTGAGTCAACTGGAGTTCATATTATTACTGGTGCAGGTGACTAAAAACACTCAGTCTTAACGCCTAAGTAGTTATAATATAGCATACAATATCCTTTTCAACTAAGCTCTCTTGTTTCATTGAAGGTTATTACGTAAATACATGTcaggaattgaaaatgaacacaaCACCAGTTGAGGAACTTACTGAAAGtataatgaatgaactgaCCGTTGGTTCTGATGGAATAAGATGTGGTTGTATCGGAGAACTAGGTTGTAGTTTCCCTTTACACGGTATGCATAGTTAGTTCATTATCACTTCTGTTATGTTTTTAAGTCAATATCTCCAATGAGTGATGTTTTCTTCAGCAAATGAAAGGAGGGTGTTGCAAGCAGGCGCAATAGCTCAGTCACAAGCAGGCTGTGGAATGAACATCCATCCAGGCAGAGATGTTAATGCTCCTATAGATATCATCCGCATTTTGCAAGAATCAGGAGctgatatttcaaaaaccACCATGTCACACTTGGACAGTAAGTAGACATTAGACCAGACTATGAAATTTTGTCTAATTCATTTTGCTCGTTTCCAGGAATTCCT is a window of Tubulanus polymorphus chromosome 2, tnTubPoly1.2, whole genome shotgun sequence DNA encoding:
- the LOC141899559 gene encoding N-acetyltaurine hydrolase-like; amino-acid sequence: MDHKMVQTVLGSIEPSKLGITLPHEHLSIDFDKMYIPPNADEVAGIQNCSWELANVGWIRQNPYCHKDNLTLKNCEAIIEKELQIYKAIGGSSIVELSTHGLQRNLKFIKDISESTGVHIITGAGYYVNTCQELKMNTTPVEELTESIMNELTVGSDGIRCGCIGELGCSFPLHANERRVLQAGAIAQSQAGCGMNIHPGRDVNAPIDIIRILQESGADISKTTMSHLDRTIADNEKLIELAETGCYLEYDLFGIEVSKYVYNPKFDMPSDAERIKQIKFLVDEGHEDKILIAHDIHTKHRLVAFGGHGFNHIQKNVVPTMLDRGLTQKHVDKFLIHNPAAWLTVK